The Mercurialis annua linkage group LG8, ddMerAnnu1.2, whole genome shotgun sequence genome window below encodes:
- the LOC126660754 gene encoding uncharacterized protein LOC126660754 yields the protein MEKKQGFFAALKDEVVRGLSPSRSRSSSPARNASPITGFLRRKKSNSNGYCTVNSVYMSQPDRLVARSGSLRPVVGETLTPLIEGPDPDGSESETKRAVGSGLGNWMRGQLSRTPSVSSVGYKRSDLRLLLGVMGAPLAPLHVSSTDPLPHLSIKDTPIETSSAQYILQQYTAASGGQKLQNSIRNAYAMGKVKMIASEFETATKVVKNRNGSRAVESGGFVLWQMNPDMWYVELAVGGSKVHAGCNGKLVWRHTPWLGAHTAKGPVRPLRRALQGLDPRTTASMFTDSRCIGEKKIDGEDCFILKLCADPETLKARSEGPAEIIRHVLFGYFSQRTGLLVHMEDSHLTRIQSNGGDAVFWETTINSFLDDYRSVEGIMIAHSGRSVVTLYRFGEEAMSHTKTKMEEAWTIEEVAFNVPGLSVDCFIPPADLKSGSISETCELAQDERGKSAMALAARAKLAALEKDHDNGCEKMMWKMEI from the exons ATGGAGAAAAAACAAGGGTTCTTCGCCGCTCTCAAGGACGAGGTGGTTCGCGGCCTTTCCCCGTCTCGATCTCGCTCCAGCAGCCCGGCCCGAAACGCGTCGCCAATAACCGGTTTTCTCCGCCGGAAAAAGAGTAACAGCAACGGTTATTGTACTGTTAACAGTGTCTACATGTCGCAGCCTGATAGGTTGGTAGCGAGATCAGGGAGTTTAAGGCCGGTTGTAGGTGAAACATTGACGCCGTTGATTGAAGGGCCGGATCCAGACGGGTCAGAAAGTGAGACAAAACGGGCTGTTGGGTCGGGTTTGGGGAACTGGATGAGAGGGCAATTGTCAAGAACGCCGTCTGTTAGTAGTGTGGGTTATAAACGGTCTGATCTGAGGCTGTTATTGGGTGTTATGGGTGCTCCGTTAGCTCCTCTTCATGTTAGCTCCACTGACCCGTTACCTCACTTAAGCATCAAAGACACTCCCATT GAAACTTCCTCAGCTCAGTACATACTGCAGCAATATACGGCTGCCTCTGGTGGGCAGAAGTTGCAGAATTCTATTAGAAACGCGTATGCAATGGGGAAGGTGAAAATGATAGCTTCAGAATTTGAAACGGCCACAAAGGTAGTGAAGAACAGGAATGGTTCTAGAGCTGTTGAGTCGGGTGGATTTGTACTCTGGCAGATGAATCCTGATATGTGGTACGTCGAGCTTGCTGTTGGGGGTAGTAAGGTTCATGCTGGCTGCAATGGAAAACTTGTTTGGAGACACACCCCATGGCTCGGTGCTCATACTGCAAAAGGCCCTGTTAGACCTTTGCGTCGTGCACTTCAG gGCCTTGATCCGAGAACCACAGCGAGTATGTTTACTGATTCGAGGTGCATAGGAGAGAAGAAGATTGACGGTGAGGATTGCTTTATCCTAAAGCTATGTGCTGATCCTGAGACACTCAAGGCTAGGAGTGAAGGCCCTGCAGAGATCATAAGGCATGTTTTGTTTGGATACTTCAGCCAGAGGACCGGTCTGCTTGTTCATATGGAGGATTCACATCTTACCCGCATTCAGTCTAATGGCGGTGACGCTGTTTTTTGGGAGACGACAATCAATTCATTTCTCGATGATTACAGATCTGTTGAAGGAATCATGATTGCCCACTCGGGTCGCTCGGTTGTGACCCTTTACAGATTCGGCGAGGAGGCTATGAGTCATACCAAGACGAAGATGGAGGAAGCTTGGACCATCGAAGAGGTTGCATTTAATGTTCCGGGTCTTTCAGTAGATTGTTTTATACCTCCGGCAGATTTAAAATCGGGGTCCATCAGTGAAACCTGCGAGCTTGCGCAAGACGAAAGAGGAAAGAGTGCAATGGCATTGGCAGCTAGAGCAAAACTTGCCGCACTCGAGAAAGATCACGATAACGGCTGTGAGAAGATGATGTGGAAGATGGAGATCTAA
- the LOC126660541 gene encoding putative F-box/FBD/LRR-repeat protein At2g05300 yields MEDRISKLPDEILAHILSFLRSSTDAVRSSVLSRQWRYIWLKLQKFQICDSYYYGKTYSTEVFMNSFVNFMNRVLINNVKYLSLRLTQNYSSSDIESWLCSVMTRNLEEIHLEGSVIRFPAKYSKSVCLTGLKSLYLEYLTNLSDFNVQMLLSNCPILEVLVIDRGWSDDFEILNVNSSSLKKFRYFDPYQKSSKVVINAPNLDNLSIHVDRKLNIEVKTPCSIAKARFVVSSCVGISRADMDPTVQLLRKTSNISCLSASCHIPKLLRDSSLHNLPSFTRLTRLIVSNCGDERSYLPAMLTMTPNLKFIRFYQNKRCNCYMTYAQELEPEQNVAKCLKSSLESVEFRGLQNVGEDMEIVAYLLKYAKLLNTFAITCYRDESEILRKVLMFPRASITCLISVVPEIHMWLNTRLSDPSEPANQLVIKECA; encoded by the exons ATGGAAGATAGAATTAGTAAGTTACCAGATGAAATTCTCGCTCACATATTATCATTCCTCAGATCATCCACCGACGCCGTGAGAAGCAGCGTTTTATCAAGACAATGGAGATATATTTGGCTCAAACTTCAAAAATTCCAGATTTGCGATTCTTATTACTATGGAAAAACATATTCAACAGAAGTATTTATGAACTCGTTTGTGAATTTTATGAACCGTGTTTTGATTAATAATGTGAAATACTTGAGCCTTCGGCTTACGCAGAACTATTCAAGTTCCGACATTGAATCTTGGCTTTGTTCTGTAATGACTCGGAACCTCGAGGAAATTCATCTCGAAGGATCAGTTATTCGGTTTCCCGCAAAATATTCGAAGTCTGTATGCCTCACaggtctcaaatctctttatctGGAGTATCTCACTAACCTGTCTGATTTCAATGTACAAATGCTTTTATCTAACTGTCCGATTCTTGAGGTTTTAGTTATCGATAGAGGTTGGTCTGATGATTTCGAGATATTGAATGTCAACTCATCTTCCCTTAAAAAATTTCGGTACTTTGATCCTTACCAAAAATCTTCTAAGGTTGTTATTAATGCTCCAAACCTTGACAATCTTAGCATCCATGTTGATAGAAAGCTTAACATTGAAGTTAAAACTCCTTGTTCGATTGCTAAAGCACGTTTTGTAGTCTCCTCTTGCGTCGGAATATCTCGTGCAGACATGGATCCAACAGTTCAGCTTCTGAGAAAAACCAGTAATATTAGTTGCTTATCCGCGTCTTGTCATATTCCAAAG CTTCTCCGTGACTCGTCCCTCCACAATCTCCCTAGCTTTACTCGATTGACTCGGTTAATAGTCTCCAATTGTGGTGATGAACGGTCATATTTGCCTGCTATGCTCACTATGACACCAAATTTAAAGTTTATCAGATTTTATCAAAACAAACGTTGCAACTGCTATATGACTTATGCACAGGAGTTGGAGCCCGAACAAAATGTGGCGAAATGTTTAAAGTCGTCACTCGAAAGTGTGGAATTCAGAGGGTTGCAAAATGTTGGTGAAGATATGGAGATAGTAGCATATTTGCTCAAATATGCTAAGCTCTTGAATACTTTTGCTATAACTTGCTATAGGGACGAATCGGAAATTCTAAGAAAAGTTTTAATGTTTCCAAGAGCTTCAATCACTTGTCTAATTTCAGTCGTTCCTGAGATACATATGTGGCTCAA TACTCGTCTCTCTGATCCGTCTGAACCCGCGAATCAGTTGGTGATCAAGGAGTGTGCATGA
- the LOC126660950 gene encoding putative F-box/FBD/LRR-repeat protein At1g66300 isoform X1, with translation MEDIISALPDEILAHMLSFLESSTDAVRSSVLSRQWRYIWLKLQKFQILDSYYYARTYSIKVFMNSFVNFMNRVSTNNVKYLSLQLQENYSSSDIESWLCSVMTRNLEELHLKGSVIRFPAELSKSVCLAGLKSLYLVHLTNLSDFNVQMLLSNCPILEVLVIFRGWTDDVEILNVNSSSLKEFRYYGRYQKSSKVVINAPNLDNLSIRVDSKLNIEVKTPCSIAKARFVVSVCLGYMDPIVQLLRKTSNISYLSVSCNILKNFCGSSVHNLPSLTRLTRLIVSDYGDEWSYLPVMLSMAPNLKFISFSNYRCTRCWITTAVKMKPEQNVAQCLKSSLESVEFEGLKDVRRDMETVAYLLKYAKVLNTFAITSYVCYKPDEILRKVLMFPRASSTCLISVVSTIKYICDYCKKG, from the exons ATGGAAGATATAATCAGTGCCTTACCAGATGAAATTCTCGCTCACATGTTATCATTCCTCGAATCATCCACCGACGCCGTGAGGAGCAGCGTTTTATCAAGACAATGGAGATATATTTGGCTCAAACTTCAAAAATTCCAGATTTTGGATTCTTATTACTATGCAAGAACATATTCAATAAAAGTATTTATGAACTCGTTTGTGAATTTTATGAACCGTGTTTCgactaataatgtgaaatacCTCAGCCTTCAGCTTCAGGAGAACTATTCAAGTTCCGACATTGAATCTTGGCTTTGTTCTGTAATGACTCGGAACCTTGAGGAACTTCATCTCAAAGGATCAGTTATTCGGTTTCCCGCAGAATTATCAAAGTCTGTATGCCTCGCaggtctcaaatctctttatctGGTACATCTCACTAACCTGTCTGATTTCAATGTACAAATGCTTTTATCTAACTGTCCGATTCTTGAGGTTTTAGTTATCTTTAGGGGTTGGACTGATGATGTCGAGATATTGAATGTCAACTCGTCTTCCCTTAAAGAATTTCGGTACTATGGTCGTTACCAAAAATCTTCTAAGGTTGTTATTAATGCTCCAAACCTTGACAATCTTAGCATCCGTGTTGATAGCAAGCTTAACATTGAAGTTAAAACTCCTTGTTCGATTGCTAAAGCACGTTTTGTAGTCTCCGTTTGCCTTGGATACATGGATCCAATAGTTCAGCTTCTGAGAAAAACCAGTAACATTAGTTACTTGTCTGTGTCTTGTAATATTCTCAAG AATTTCTGTGGCTCGTCCGTCCATAATCTCCCTAGTTTGACTCGATTGACTCGGTTAATAGTCTCCGATTATGGTGATGAATGGTCATATTTGCCTGTTATGCTCTCCATGGCACCAAATCTGAAGTTTATCAGTTTTTCGAATTACCGATGCACCCGTTGTTGGATAACTACTGCAGTGAAGATGAAGCCCGAACAAAATGTGGCGCAATGCTTGAAATCATCACTTGAGAGTGTGGAATTTGAAGGCTTAAAAGATGTTCGAAGAGATATGGAGACAGTAGCATATTTGCTCAAATATGCTAAGGTATTAAATACTTTTGCTATAACTAGCTATGTTTGTTATAAGCCAGACGAAATTCTAAGAAAAGTTTTAATGTTTCCAAGAGCTTCAAGCACTTGTCTAATTTCAGTCGTTTCTACGATTAAATACATATGTGATTATTGTAAAAAGGGGTGA
- the LOC126660950 gene encoding F-box/FBD/LRR-repeat protein At5g22660-like isoform X2 translates to MPRRSQISLSVIFRGWTDDVEILNVNSSSLKEFRYYGRYQKSSKVVINAPNLDNLSIRVDSKLNIEVKTPCSIAKARFVVSVCLGYMDPIVQLLRKTSNISYLSVSCNILKNFCGSSVHNLPSLTRLTRLIVSDYGDEWSYLPVMLSMAPNLKFISFSNYRCTRCWITTAVKMKPEQNVAQCLKSSLESVEFEGLKDVRRDMETVAYLLKYAKVLNTFAITSYVCYKPDEILRKVLMFPRASSTCLISVVSTIKYICDYCKKG, encoded by the exons ATGCCTCGCaggtctcaaatctctttatctG TTATCTTTAGGGGTTGGACTGATGATGTCGAGATATTGAATGTCAACTCGTCTTCCCTTAAAGAATTTCGGTACTATGGTCGTTACCAAAAATCTTCTAAGGTTGTTATTAATGCTCCAAACCTTGACAATCTTAGCATCCGTGTTGATAGCAAGCTTAACATTGAAGTTAAAACTCCTTGTTCGATTGCTAAAGCACGTTTTGTAGTCTCCGTTTGCCTTGGATACATGGATCCAATAGTTCAGCTTCTGAGAAAAACCAGTAACATTAGTTACTTGTCTGTGTCTTGTAATATTCTCAAG AATTTCTGTGGCTCGTCCGTCCATAATCTCCCTAGTTTGACTCGATTGACTCGGTTAATAGTCTCCGATTATGGTGATGAATGGTCATATTTGCCTGTTATGCTCTCCATGGCACCAAATCTGAAGTTTATCAGTTTTTCGAATTACCGATGCACCCGTTGTTGGATAACTACTGCAGTGAAGATGAAGCCCGAACAAAATGTGGCGCAATGCTTGAAATCATCACTTGAGAGTGTGGAATTTGAAGGCTTAAAAGATGTTCGAAGAGATATGGAGACAGTAGCATATTTGCTCAAATATGCTAAGGTATTAAATACTTTTGCTATAACTAGCTATGTTTGTTATAAGCCAGACGAAATTCTAAGAAAAGTTTTAATGTTTCCAAGAGCTTCAAGCACTTGTCTAATTTCAGTCGTTTCTACGATTAAATACATATGTGATTATTGTAAAAAGGGGTGA
- the LOC126660949 gene encoding F-box/FBD/LRR-repeat protein At1g16930-like, which translates to MEEQRRQINSYEDRISKLPDEILSHILTLLESSVEAVRSSVLSKRWRYIWLTLEKFKIYDSYSPQKTYSREVYMNSFVNFMNRISVSNVKYFRLRLLENYSSSDIESWLSAIMTRNLEEIHLSGSIIQLPPKSVCLTGLKSLHLVTLSHLSDSSLEMLLSNCPILKVLDIFRSPSDSVDILNVNLSSLEQLVYYEFSKKSSNVVINAPNLDSLEICVSKLNIEVKTPRSIAKAYIKFYECVGTFLPADPTFQLLRKTSNISNLSVSCHILKLLCDSSIHNLPSLTRLKIFHCGDERSYLPTMLSITPNLKFIKFAKYCNRVHIKSTVELKPEQNMAKCLKSSLESLKFRGLENVAGDMEIVAYFLKYAKVLNVFAITCYSDDPEKGSKESVVLRKVSMFPRASSTCLISDVHKYSSRRPV; encoded by the exons ATGGAAGAACAAAGAAGGCAGATTAACAGCTATGAAGATAGAATCAGTAAGTTACCAGACGAAATTCTTTCTCACATTTTGACATTACTCGAATCATCCGTCGAAGCCGTCAGAAGCAGCGTTCTATCAAAACGATGGAGATATATTTGGCTCACACTTGAAAAATTCAAGATTTACGATTCTTATTCTCCTCAAAAAACATATTCAAGAGAAGTATATATGAACTCCTTCGTAAATTTCATGAACCGCATTTCAGTTAGTAACGTGAAATACTTCAGGCTTCGGCTTTTAGAGAACTATTCAAGTTCCGACATCGAGTCATGGCTTTCCGCTATAATGACGCGGAACCTTGAGGAAATTCATCTCTCAGGATCAATTATTCAGTTGCCCCCGAAGTCCGTATGTCTCACAGGTCTGAAGTCTCTACATCTGGTAACTCTCAGTCACCTGTCTGATTCTAGTTTAGAAATGCTATTATCGAACTGTCCGATTCTTAAGGTTTTAGATATCTTTAGAAGTCCGTCGGATAGTGTCGATATTTTAAATGTCAACTTATCTTCCCTTGAACAACTTGTGTACTATGAGTTTTCAAAAAAATCATCCAATGTTGTTATTAATGCTCCAAACCTTGACAGTCTTGAAATTTGTGTTAGTAAGCTTAACATTGAAGTTAAAACTCCTCGTTCAATTGCTAAAGCATACATCAAGTTTTATGAATGCGTCGGAACATTTCTTCCTGCGGATCCAACATTTCAGCTTCTCAGGAAAACCAGTAATATCAGTAACTTATCTGTGTCTTGTCATATTCTCAAG CTTCTTTGTGATTCGTCTATCCACAATCTCCCTAGTTTGACTCGGTTGAAGATTTTCCATTGTGGTGATGAACGGTCGTATTTGCCTACAATGCTCTCCATCACACCAAATctgaaatttatcaaatttgctAAGTATTGTAATCGAGTCCATATAAAATCTACAGTGGAGTTGAAGCCCGAACAAAATATGGCGAAATGTTTAAAGTCATCACTTGAAAGTTTGAAATTTAGAGGGTTAGAAAATGTTGCTGGAGATATGGAGATAGTAGCATATTTTCTCAAATATGCTAAAGTCTTGAATGTTTTTGCGATAACTTGCTATAGTGATGACCCTGAGAAGGGATCAAAGGAATCAGTAGTTTTAAGAAAAGTATCAATGTTCCCAAGAGCTTCAAGCACCTGTCTGATTTCAGACGTTCATAAG TACTCGTCTCGCAGACCCGTCTAA
- the LOC126660542 gene encoding uncharacterized protein LOC126660542 produces the protein MLLSNCPILELLHIIKDSSDDIETLNVNSSSLKKFQYFDLDRESKVVINAPNLDNLSISVYKKLNIEVKTPSSIVKAWSYLTRLTRLIVYNCGDEWSYLPVMLCIAPNLKFISFLNKPYCTFAHMSSAVEMKPEQNVALCLKSSLESVEFRGLRDVSGDLEVIAYFLKYAKLLNNVAITCCDVLVSLIRLNP, from the exons ATGCTTTTATCTAACTGTCCGATTCTTGAGCTTTTACATATCATTAAGGATTCGTCTGATGATATCGAGACATTGAATGTCAACTCATCTTCCCTTAAAAAATTTCAGTACTTTGATCTTGACAGAGAATCTAAGGTTGTTATTAATGCTCCAAACCTTGACAATCTTAGCATCAGTGTTTATAAAAAGCTTAACATTGAAGTTAAAACTCCTAGTTCAATTGTTAAAGCATGGTCATATTTGACTCGATTGACTCGGTTAATAGTCTACAATTGTGGTGATGAATGGTCATATTTGCCTGTTATGCTCTGCATAGCTCCAAATCTGAAGTTTATCAGTTTTTTGAATAAACCATATTGCACCTTCGCCCATATGAGTTCTGCAGTGGAGATGAAGCCCGAACAAAATGTGGCGCTGTGTTTGAAGTCATCACTTGAGAGTGTGGAATTTAGAGGCTTAAGAGATGTTTCAGGAGATCTGGAAGTAATAGCGTATTTCCTCAAATATGCTAAGCTCTTGAATAATGTTGCTATAACTTGCTGTGATG TACTCGTCTCTCTGATCCGTCTAAACCCGTAA
- the LOC126661429 gene encoding classical arabinogalactan protein 9 codes for MTCNKGLLLVSLLCIVISGHVSGQQPPTTTPAPPTQTPPPATTTPPPVSTPPPVTQSPPPVTQSPPPATTPPPVSAPPPVTQSPPPATPPPVSAPPPATPPPATPPPATPPPASPPPATPPPAASPPPASPPPPVASPPPPASPPPAVPPPAPLAAPPAQVPAPSPSKTKLKAPAPSPLALSPPSPPLGPAPAPSLGAVSPGPAGTDVSGVEKAFSMQKMIGSLVFGLAFSWLLN; via the exons ATGACTTGTAATAAAGGTTTACTTCTTGTTTCTCTATTATGCATTGTTATTTCCGGCCATGTTTCCGGCCAACAACCACCGACGACAACCCCTGCTCCTCCTACACAAACACCACCACCAGCCACCACCACTCCTCCTCCAGTCTCAACTCCACCACCAGTAACTCAATCTCCACCACCAGTAACTCAATCTCCCCCACCAGCAACAACTCCTCCTCCTGTTTCAGCTCCACCACCGGTAACACAATCTCCACCACCAGCTACTCCTCCTCCTGTTAGTGCACCACCACCAGCAACTCCTCCACCAGCTACACCACCGCCAGCCACTCCTCCACCTGCCTCTCCACCCCCAGCAACTCCACCGCCTGCAGCTTCACCTCCTCCAGCAAGTCCTCCACCACCGGTTGCATCTCCTCCTCCACCGGCAAGTCCTCCCCCAGCTGTTCCACCACCGGCCCCTCTGGCTGCTCCACCTGCACAAGTGCCAGCTCCATCTCCAAGTAAAACGAAACTGAAAGCTCCGGCTCCTTCTCCTTTAGCTTTGAGCCCACCGTCTCCGCCTCTTGGTCCGGCTCCGGCTCCTAGCTTGGGTGCCGTTTCTCCGGGACCAGCCGGTACCGATGTG AGTGGAGTAGAAAAAGCTTTCTCAATGCAGAAGATGATCGGAAGCTTGGTGTTTGGATTGGCTTTCTCGTGGTtgctaaattaa